In the Oxobacter pfennigii genome, one interval contains:
- a CDS encoding anti-sigma factor domain-containing protein produces MGRVATGIVMDVSSSDAIIMTRDGEFLKVKKPISPFKTGEEITSAVITTRKFNLIKFASLAAALFLVFTPFVYFKEAYATVAYIDVDMNPSIEMGINRFNKVQEVIALNDDAAELLTHIDIKNKDITEALDSVITGAKDKGYIGNEEVTNIEISLIKVKDNKVNISEEKLAQCAENAASKVNLDASIKVTNTERKSSNETKNQSTASKKPSPTPAKAIDSNVKADAKTANQVQGKNIQDKADITAVPRIADNKAQVNKYNPYNRDYSKYSSSGSYSNQNPYGKFYDNNRYPFYGWGMYPTDKKEADSKSTDKKDNQIDKKTESNDAKKTMQDEKKDTKINNNNKKDNSNSKNSRTKDSNNNNKNDKSTYQSPLNFYKPAEAPKNTWPNMPGYMPNYNVPNTLKTDTPKYNNIYDNNNYNTKNYGQDNNKIRSKR; encoded by the coding sequence TGGGGAGGGTTGCAACAGGAATAGTAATGGATGTAAGCAGCAGCGATGCAATAATAATGACCAGGGATGGGGAATTCCTCAAAGTTAAAAAGCCCATCTCTCCTTTTAAAACAGGCGAAGAAATCACATCAGCAGTCATTACCACCAGAAAGTTTAATTTAATCAAATTCGCAAGCCTTGCGGCCGCACTTTTTCTTGTATTTACTCCATTTGTGTATTTTAAAGAAGCATATGCTACTGTAGCATATATCGATGTAGACATGAATCCCAGCATTGAAATGGGAATTAACAGATTCAACAAGGTTCAGGAGGTAATTGCATTAAATGACGATGCAGCAGAACTTTTAACACATATAGACATTAAGAACAAAGATATAACCGAAGCTTTGGACAGTGTCATAACCGGAGCGAAGGATAAAGGATATATAGGAAATGAAGAGGTAACAAATATAGAAATAAGCCTCATTAAAGTAAAAGACAATAAAGTGAACATTTCTGAGGAAAAACTGGCTCAATGTGCTGAAAATGCGGCATCTAAGGTTAATCTTGACGCATCGATAAAAGTGACCAATACTGAAAGAAAAAGCTCTAACGAAACTAAAAATCAAAGCACAGCTTCGAAAAAACCGTCACCAACACCTGCGAAAGCTATTGATTCAAACGTTAAAGCTGATGCAAAAACAGCAAATCAGGTTCAAGGCAAAAACATACAGGATAAAGCAGATATTACTGCGGTTCCAAGGATTGCAGATAATAAAGCTCAAGTTAACAAATATAATCCATATAATCGGGATTACAGCAAATATTCCAGCTCAGGTTCATATAGTAATCAGAATCCTTACGGAAAATTTTATGACAATAACAGATATCCCTTCTATGGCTGGGGCATGTACCCGACTGATAAAAAGGAAGCCGATTCAAAATCGACGGATAAAAAGGATAACCAGATTGACAAGAAGACCGAAAGTAATGATGCTAAGAAAACCATGCAGGATGAAAAGAAAGACACCAAAATCAATAATAACAATAAAAAGGATAATAGCAACAGCAAAAACAGCAGAACCAAGGACAGCAACAACAATAATAAAAATGACAAAAGCACATACCAGTCGCCATTGAACTTTTACAAGCCGGCTGAGGCACCTAAAAACACATGGCCAAACATGCCGGGATATATGCCAAACTACAATGTGCCGAATACTTTAAAGACCGACACGCCAAAATATAATAATATATATGACAACAATAACTATAATACCAAAAATTACGGTCAGGATAATAACAAAATCAGATCAAAAAGATAG